Proteins encoded by one window of Aspergillus chevalieri M1 DNA, chromosome 6, nearly complete sequence:
- the POX1 gene encoding fatty-acyl coenzyme A oxidase (COG:I;~EggNog:ENOG410PGSV;~InterPro:IPR006091,IPR029320,IPR009100,IPR002655, IPR037069,IPR012258,IPR036250;~PFAM:PF02770,PF01756,PF14749;~SMCOG1006:acyl-CoA dehydrogenase;~antiSMASH:Cluster_6.5;~go_component: GO:0005777 - peroxisome [Evidence IEA];~go_function: GO:0003997 - acyl-CoA oxidase activity [Evidence IEA];~go_function: GO:0016627 - oxidoreductase activity, acting on the CH-CH group of donors [Evidence IEA];~go_function: GO:0050660 - flavin adenine dinucleotide binding [Evidence IEA];~go_function: GO:0071949 - FAD binding [Evidence IEA];~go_process: GO:0006631 - fatty acid metabolic process [Evidence IEA];~go_process: GO:0006635 - fatty acid beta-oxidation [Evidence IEA];~go_process: GO:0055114 - oxidation-reduction process [Evidence IEA]), whose product MPNPPPAWVQALKPAGPQGAELLAHERAQSNVAVDRLAELLHTKAALERQQRILGLLQPEKVFDKSQNHSLGRVDRIQRSLAKGKRLQQLAEQYKWTTEEVLTANELVGEPTPYGLHSTMFLVTLREQGTPEQHKLFLERAQKYEIVGCYAQTELGHGSNVRGLETTATYNPDDKTFTINSPTLTASKWWIGSLGRTANHAVVMAQLYVGGKNLGPHPFVVQIRDMQTHQPLENVYVGDIGPKFGYNTMDNGFLLFNNHKIPHVNMLARFTRVDKETNQYVRPASPSLLYGTMTWVRSSIVLQAGGVLARGVTIAVRYCAVRRQFQDREATEPKGENQVLNYKMVQVRLLPLLAAMYALHFTGRGMMKLYEENQNRMKAASQPDQDSRGAGPEQLRAGADLLADLHATSCGLKALASTTAGEGLEVCRRACGGHGYSSYSGIGPWYSDYLPTLTWEGDNYMLTQQVARYLLKSARAVLSGKAPNNDTCQILQSYLDRREKGASFDVLEVDSDIVAAFAWRTAHLTFEALKHRDVENRSWNSLLVDFWRLSTAHSQYLVVKNFYEAVSSPQLAAAVDSETLGLLHNLFRLHALHTLEREASEFFTSSAVTTRQIGLARTNAVMKLLDEVRPHAVRLVDAWKIPDWQLDSSLGRYDGEVYPDLFRRASQENPVNDLVFDPYPWNENVLKNDAPRSKL is encoded by the exons ATGCCAAACCCTCCCCCCGCCTGGGTCCAGGCCTTGAAGCCCGCCGGCCCGCAAGGCGCGGAATTGCTCGCACATGAACGCGCCCAGTCGAACGTCGCAGTGGACAGACTCGCAGAATTGCTGCACACGAAGGCGGCTTTGGAACGGCAACAGCGGATTCTGGGGCTCCTGCAACCCGAGAAGGTCTTTGACAAGTCGCAGAACCACTCCCTGGGCCGCGTGGATCGCATCCAACGGTCATTGGCAAAGGGGAAGCGACTGCAGCAATTGGCGGAGCAGTACAAATGGACGACGGAGGAGGTTCTCACGGCGAATGAGCTGGTCGGTGAACCAACGCCGTATGGCCTGCACTCGACTATGTTCTTG GTGACGCTGCGGGAACAAGGAACACCAGAACAACACAAGCTTTTCCTCGAACGCGCGCAAAAGTACGAGATCGTTGGATGCTACGCACAAACTGAATTGGGCCATGGTTCGAATGTTCGTGGTTTGGAAACCACAGCTACGTATAATCCCGATGACAAGACCTTCACCATCAACAGCCCGACCCTGACTGCGTCGAAATGGTGGATTGGCTCGCTCGGACGGACGGCCAACCATGCTGTCGTCATGGCACAGCTCTACGTCGGCGGCAAGAACCTTGGTCCTCACCCGTTCGTCGTTCAGATCCGTGATATGCAGACTCACCAACCTTTGGAGAACGTCTACGTCGGTGACATTGGACCTAAATTCGGATATAA CACCATGGACAACGGTTTCCTCCTTTTCAACAACCACAAGATACCCCATGTCAACATGTTGGCCCGCTTCACGCGTGTCGACAAAGAAACCAACCAATACGTTCGTCCCGCGTCGCCATCGCTGTTGTATGGTACCATGACCTGGGTGCGCTCCAGCATCGTTCTTCAGGCTGGTGGTGTCCTCGCCCGCGGTGTCACCATTGCCGTCCGCTATTGTGCTGTTCGGAGACAGTTCCAGGACCGCGAGGCCACCGAACCAAAGGGTGAGAACCAGGTATTGAACTACAAGATGGTCCAAGTCCGTCTATTACCCCTCCTGGCCGCTATGTACGCGTTGCACTTCACTGGTCGGGGAATGATGAAGCTCTACGAGGAGAACCAGAACCGCATGAAGGCGGCCAGTCAACCTGACCAGGACAGTCGTGGTGCTGGCCCTGAGCAGCTGCGCGCTGGTGCAGACTTGCTTGCCGACCTCCACGCTACTTCTTGCGGTCTCAAGGCTCTTGCCAGTACTACCGCTGGTGAAGGTCTTGAGGTTTGCCGCCGTGCTTGCGGTGGACACGGATACAGCAGCTACAGTGGTATCGGTCCGTGGTATTCGGATTACCTGCCTACTCTGACCTGGGAGGGTGACAACTACATGTTGACTCAGCAAGTTGCAAGATAC TTGCTCAAATCCGCACGCGCAGTGCTGTCCGGCAAGGCCCCCAACAATGACACGTGCCAAATCCTCCAGAGCTACCTTGATCGCCGGGAGAAGGGCGCATCGTTCGACGTGCTCGAGGTTGACAGTGACATTGTCGCCGCTTTTGCCTGGCGGACAGCACACCTCACCTTCGAGGCCCTCAAGCACCGCGATGTCGAGAACCGCTCGTGGAACAGTCTTCTTGTCGACTTCTGGCGTCTGTCGACCGCACATTCGCAGTACCTGGTCGTGAAGAACTTCTACGAAGCCGTCTCGTCGCCTCAGCTTGCTGCCGCCGTCGACTCGGAGACCCTGGGTCTCCTACACAACCTCTTCCGTCTGCACGCCCTTCACACACTCGAGCGCGAAGCATCCGAATTCTTCACCTCGAGCGCCGTCACCACCCGCCAGATCGGCCTGGCTCGGACCAACGCCGTTATGAAGCTTCTTGACGAGGTCCGCCCGCACGCCGTGCGACTCGTGGATGCATGGAAGATCCCCGACTGGCAACTCGACAGCAGTCTCGGTCGGTACGACGGCGAAGTATATCCCGACCTCTTCCGGCGTGCGAGCCAAGAAAACCCCGTCAACGACTTGGTCTTCGACCCGTATCCGTGGAACGAGAACGTTTTGAAGAATGATGCTCCGAGGAGCAAGCTATGA
- a CDS encoding Zn(II)2Cys6 transcription factor domain-containing protein (COG:S;~EggNog:ENOG410PR0A;~InterPro:IPR036864,IPR001138;~PFAM:PF00172;~go_function: GO:0000981 - DNA-binding transcription factor activity, RNA polymerase II-specific [Evidence IEA];~go_function: GO:0008270 - zinc ion binding [Evidence IEA];~go_process: GO:0006355 - regulation of transcription, DNA-templated [Evidence IEA]): MNARTSPSRKKQRAPPRKKACNSCTRSKVRCDLERPACSRCRSRGQNCEYPANEGLSPSVESTSSMIELDTTVLGIPRLDQITDAPVDFPFGAITAAQNQPQTRPERDKETEFDLQVVELAPSANAGDIRDRWLRPYVLPLTEGEEIPKAYHPFTLQYIARILCTYPRCMQKDGGLPPIIHRAQIVGREMPRALANCYSLVRMWEQAVPGSETMVVSIVENEMRRLAEEPPSPYDYELLAAFQAYMIYSIMMYFTPIGGPSVLNDQAMMTLMEMAFRTARNGLFCTAELSRSRPNWESWIVASTKRRAILVMYLFSSVYNADRLLPNFVAEELRGLYAPESRSLWDAVDRETWTKEYDRHLLDWEDGMLEISELWRSVETSSPPRRRRIERWVQTVDEFGMMIFAVCAHIHGC; the protein is encoded by the exons ATGAACGCCAGGACAAGCCCTTCGAGAAAGAAGCAACGTGCTCCGCCCCGTAAGAAGGCCTGCAATAGCTGCACGAGATCCAAAGTCCGCTGCGATCTCGAGAGACCGGCCTGTTCAAGATGTCGATCACGAGGCCAGAACTGCGAGTATCCGGCCAACGAAGGCCTGAGCCCATCTGTTGAGAGCACTTCGTCTATGATAGAACTCGATACAACAGTACTCGGAATTCCGCGACTGGACCAGATCACGGACGCGCCGGTTGATTTTCCTTTTGGTGCAATCACAGCCGCTCAAAACCAACCACAAACAAGACCGGAGCGGGACAAAGAGACCGAGTTTGACCTGCAAGTAGTCGAATTGGCACCTAGTGCTAATGCTGGAGATATCCGGGATCGTTGGCTGAGGCCTTACGTCCTACCTCTTACAGAAGGCGAAGAGATCCCCAAAGCGTATCATCCGTTCACCTTGCAGTACATCGCACGGATATTATGTACATATCCTCGTTGTATGCAGAAGGACGGGGGACTTCCTCCCATAATTCATCGCGCGCAGATAGTGGGGAGAGAAATGCCCCGCGCGCTTGCAAACTGCTATAGCTTGGTGCGGATGTGGGAGCAGGCGGTCCCCGGGAGCGAGACAATGGTGGTCAGTATTGTAGAGAATGAGATGCGACGGTTGGCTGAAGAG CCTCCGAGTCCTTATGACTACGAACTTCTCGCAGCTTTCCAGGCATACATGATCTACTCGATTATGATGTACTTCACTCCTATTGGTGGTCCCTCCGTCTTGAATGACCAGGCTATGATGACTCTCATGGAAATGGCTTTTCGTACCGCACGGAATGGCCTCTTCTGCACCGCTGAACTCTCTCGATCGCGGCCGAATTGGGAATCCTGGATTGTGGCATCTACTAAACGCCGGGCTATTCTGGTCATGTACCTTTTCAGCAGCGTGTACAATGCTGACCGTCTCCTGCCAAATTTCGTTGCTGAAGAACTACGGGGATTGTACGCTCCGGAAAGCAGGTCATTATGGGATGCCGTTGACCGCGAAACATGGACCAAAGAGTACGACCGTCACCTGCTCGACTGGGAAGACGGAATGCTGGAAATTTCAGAGTTGTGGAGGTCAGTAGAGACTTCCTCTCCACCACGACGGAGGAGAATAGAGCGCTGGGTACAGACGGTGGATGAATTCGGGATGATGATATTCGCCGTTTGCGCCCATATCCATGGATGTTGA
- a CDS encoding FAD-dependent oxidoreductase (COG:S;~EggNog:ENOG410PJ3X;~InterPro:IPR036188,IPR002938;~PFAM:PF01494;~antiSMASH:Cluster_6.5;~go_function: GO:0071949 - FAD binding [Evidence IEA]) — MSSSPQSPCSPLPRSSHRRQRSMNVFRNLWAAVMRKYNHADPNSATVLIVGAGSTGLALAQGLTKAGIPCVVVEKYDCLDARSRDWNMGLHWGVSALRSLVPDHMWDRIQSVQVDPHAPTAEHDSLNFYNAQSGDMMASIPVQYFYRLRRRKLRGLLAEGLDIRYGKELRSIEYSEDGKFATAWFEDGTSITSHLVVGTDGAHSTLRQTLIGPSSGSTQRLPYCATFVQARYSADRARYLRKLHPLYLAGINPAGYFSFFGMHDIQDPNDPTTWTFFFYISWHSPLEEQERTANWTNAQRLQQVKELSRCFTDPWKSAFEWLPDDHQVWYMGLSDFDPGTKDHRWDNHGGRVTMAGDAAHAMTYQRGQGLNHSITDAAKLAEAVKQFASGKATQADAISSYEEEMVARAGGEVRLSTVNTGMLHNWEKVQQSPVMRSGMTPQQQQRQPQQQQAIHAQ, encoded by the exons ATGTCGTCCTCTCCTCAATCCCCCTGTTCCCCTCTCCCTCGTTCTTCTCATCGTCGTCAACGTTCGATGAACGTTTTTAGGAATCTCTGGGCGGCTGTCATGCGCAAATACAATCATGCAGACCCTAATTCCGCCACGGTGCTGATTGTCGGTGCTG GCTCAACGGGTCTAGCGCTGGCTCAAGGATTGACAAAG GCCGGGATTCCCTGCGTGGTCGTCGAGAAATATGATTGCTTGGATGCTCGTTCACGCGACTGGAATATGGGTTTGCATTGGGGTGTATCCGCGCTGAGATCTCTTGTGCCCGACCATATGTGGGATCGCATCCAATCCGTCCAGGTCGACCCCCATGCGCCCACCGCCGAACACGATTCGCTCAACTTCTACAATGCCCAATCGGGTGATATGATGGCCTCGATCCCCGTCCAGTATTTCtatcgtcttcgtcgtcgcaAACTCCGCGGTCTGCTCGCAGAAGGACTAGACATTCGCTACGGGAAAGAGCTGCGCTCTATCGAATACTCTGAGGATGGAAAGTTTGCCACGGCATGGTTCGAAGATGGTACATCAATCACGTCGCATTTGGTCGTTGGGACTGACGGCGCTCATTCAACCCTGCGACAAACGCTCATTGGTCCCAGCAGCGGCAGTACCCAACGTCTTCCGTACTGTGCGACCTTCGTCCAAGCGCGATACAGCGCTGACCGGGCTCGATACTTGCGCAAACTTCATCCTCTATACCTCGCGGGCATCAACCCGGCCGGCTATTTCTCGTTCTTCGGTATGCACGACATCCAAGATCCGAATGACCCGACGACATGGACCTTTTTCTTCTACATCTCATGGCATTCCCCGTTGGAGGAACAAGAGCGGACGGCCAACTGGACCAATGCACAACGGTTGCAGCAAGTGAAGGAACTGTCCAGGTGCTTCACTGACCCGTGGAAAAGTGCGTTCGAGTGGTTACCGGACGACCACCAGGTCTGGTACATGGGTCTGTCGGATTTCGATCCAGGCACAAAGGatcaccgctgggacaatcaTGGAGGGCGAGTCACCATGGCTGGCGACGCGGCTCATGCCATGACGTACCAGCGCGGCCAGGGCCTCAACCATTCCATCACGGACGCTGCTAAACTGGCAGAGGCCGTGAAGCAATTTGCTTCCGGCAAAGCAACCCAGGCAGATGCCATCTCATCCTACGAAGAGGAGATGGTCGCTCGTGCCGGCGGAGAAGTCCGCTTGTCGACTGTCAACACCGGGATGCTGCACAATTGGGAAAAGGTCCAGCAATCACCGGTGATGCGATCGGGCATGACAccgcaacagcagcagcggcaaccacaacaacagcagGCCATACATGCTCAGTAA
- a CDS encoding uncharacterized protein (COG:S;~EggNog:ENOG410PFWF;~InterPro:IPR007461,IPR033643;~PFAM:PF04366), with translation MERIHNPFPASLRCESKKSMRILESFIRPSSLGSPGLSLPPHVLEKAKGLVVFTVFRVGFLGSARFGSGVMVARLDDGSWSSPSAIEILGGGFGGLIGVEMTDFVFVLNDTYAVRTFSQCGSALLSANLSTAFGPVGRSVEVAGGASTKGAAATFAYSKTKGIYAGVSLEGAIMIERRGANRKLYKQKVKASQVLTGAVAPPPEVKPLMDILALNVFHPKLETPPLSREMPPDGTAEAPENQVSELPTEISQPVYELDAGPAPTPPTPRAIQSEA, from the exons ATGGAAAGAATTCACAACCCGTTCCCCGCGTCTTTGCGCT GCGAGAGCAAAAAGTCCATGCGAATCCTCGAGTCCTTTATTCGGCCATCGTCCCTTGGTAGTCCGGGGTTATCGCTCCCCCCTCATGTCCTGGAGAAGGCAAAG GGTTTAGTTGTCTTCACCGTCTTCCGCGTCGGGTTCTTGGGCTCAGCTCGATTCGGATCAGGGGTTATGGTCGCTCGTCTCGACGATGGCAGCTGGTCGTCTCCATCTGCAATTGAAATACTTGGGGGTGGATTCGGGGGCCTAATTGGCGTCGAAATGACCGATTTCGTTTTCGTCCTCAACGATACCTACGCCGTCCGGACATTCTCGCAGTGTGGAAGTGCATTACTGAGTGCCAACCTTTCGACGGCATTCGGACCAGTTGGAAGAAGTGTCGAGGTGGCTGGAGGAGCAAGCACGAAGGGTGCAGCAGCGACGTTCGCATACTCGAAAACCAAGGGGATATACGCGGGAGTGTCACTCGAGGGGGCTATCATGATCGAACGAAGAGGCGCCAACCGGAAGCTCTACAAACAGAAGGTCAAAGCATCGCAAGTGCTGACGGGTGCTGTCGCGCCGCCGCCGGAAGTGAAGCCGTTGATGGACATACTGGCCCTGAATGTCTTCCATCCGAAACTCGAGACCCCGCCGTTGTCTCGTGAGATGCCACCCGATGGGACGGCCGAAGCACCGGAGAATCAAGTCTCAGAGCTGCCCACGGAAATATCTCAACCGGTGTATGAACTGGATGCTGGGCCAGCTCCTACGCCTCCTACGCCTCGCGCTATCCAGTCGGAAGCATGA
- a CDS encoding putative MFS transporter (COG:D,K,T;~EggNog:ENOG410PICG;~InterPro:IPR020846,IPR011701,IPR036259;~PFAM:PF07690;~SMCOG1106:major facilitator transporter;~TransMembrane:12 (i59-83o89-111i123-141o147-170i182-203o209-232i267-290o302-325i337-356o362-381i393-416o422-441i);~antiSMASH:Cluster_6.5;~go_function: GO:0022857 - transmembrane transporter activity [Evidence IEA];~go_process: GO:0055085 - transmembrane transport [Evidence IEA]), with translation MAITCLTPLELNNRPSEVQPTPEQAVESENPINGDDDPPATAVNALERWNYPRHNITRLIATFWSFIVSGANDAAYGALIPYLESYYGLSYTIVSLVFLSPLGGYVLAALFNNRIHNAFGQRGVALLAPGCHLIAYIVNSLHPPYPVLVVSFIFAGFGNGLTDSAWNAWIGNMARADEILGLLHGFYGAGAVLSPLAATSLITKANCPWYYFYYIMIACAAVEIVLCAATFWKSTSAVFRQATARSQNENHKGGLRQALFTYPSSRVTWLCALFLLGYVGVEVALGGWIVTFMTQVRHGPAFASGMTATGFWLGITVGRVALGFVTPRVGEKISVSAYIILSIAFGLILWLVPQFYASAVAVALQGFFLGPLFPAVVVVTTKLLPRHLHVSSIGFAAAFGGGGAAVLPFAVGAIAQSKGVKVLQPFILGLSGGILILWLGLPRLSKIHRGE, from the exons ATGGCTATAACCTGTTTGACGCCATTGGAACTGAATAATAGGCCATCTGAAGTGCAGCCTACACCAGAACAGGCTGTGGAATCAGAAAATCCTAtcaatggtgatgatgatccTCCGGCGACCGCTGTCAATGCTCTAGAGAGATGGAATTATCCCCGACACAACATCACTCGTCTCATAGCCACCTTCTGGAGCTTCATCGTGTCGGGAGCAAATGATGCTGCTTATGGT GCTTTGATCCCTTAT CTGGAATCCTATTATGGCCTCAGTTACACTATTGTCTCTCTGGTATTTCTGTCTCCTTTGGGTGGATATGTGCTTGCCGCATTGTTTAACAATCGCATCCACAACGCCTTTGGCCAGAGGGGAGTCGCGCTGCTGGCTCCAGGATGCCACTTGATCGCGTATATTGTCAACTCTCTGCATCCGCCATATCCAGTGCTGGTAGTCTCCTTCATCTTTGCAGGATTCGGAAATGGCCTCACGGACTCGGCTTGGAATGCGTGGATTGGCAATATGGCCAGGGCAGATGAGATTCTGGGTCTCTTGCACGGGTTCTATGGTGCTGGCGCGGTGTTGAGTCCATTGGCTGCTACATCGCTCATCACGAAGGCCAATTGTCCGTGGTATTATTTCTACTATATCATG ATTGCATGTGCCGCGGTCGAGATAGTACTGTGCGCAGCTACCTTTTGGAAATCCACGAGCGCCGTATTCCGTCAAGCTACCGCACGATCACAAAATGAGAATCACAAGGGCGGCCTGCGACAAGCGTTGTTCACGTATCCATCGTCACGTGTAACCTGGCTCTGTGCCTTATTCCTTCTGGGATATGTTGGAGTCGAGGTCGCGCTGGGAGGATGGATCGTGACTTTTATGACCCAAGTGCGACACGGACCCGCATTTGCCAGTGGTATGACGGCCACTGGTTTCTGGCTCGGGATTACAGTCGGCAGAGTGGCGTTGGGTTTTGTGACGCCTCGCGTGGGAGAGAAAATCTCCGTTTCG GCTTACATTATTCTATCGATTGCATTTGGCCTCATCCTATGGCTAGTCCCCCAGTTTTACGCTTCCGCCGTGGCCGTCGCCCTGCAAGGTTTCTTTCTGGGCCCGCTATTcccggcggtggtggtggtgacgaCAAAACTCTTGCCACGGCATTTGCATGTGAGTTCGATCGGATTTGCTGCCGCATTTGGTGGGGGAGGCGCGGCCGTGCTTCCGTTTGCCGTGGGGGCTATTGCCCAGTCGAAAGGGGTGAAAGTGCTCCAGCCGTTTATTCTGGGGTTGTCCGGGGGGATCCTGATATTATGGCTGGGGTTGCCGCGGTTGAGCAAGATCCACCGGGGGGAGTAA
- a CDS encoding uncharacterized protein (COG:S;~EggNog:ENOG410PN28) — MCFHPSDYGIIEYIEHILLPSSRNVDLRKLHAELYKLNAYSGPSGLFCKHVDTPGCLPSSFKGGDLAVQHDGQEFRYDWSAKSETTIQQVAFYSDCEHEVKTITEGDRMTLTYNLYVTEL, encoded by the exons ATGTG TTTTCACCCGTCCGACTACGGGATCATTGAGTACATTGAAcatatcctcctccccagcAGCAGAAACGTGGACCTGCGCAAGCTGCATGCAGAACTTTACAAGCTGAAC GCCTACTCAGGACCATCCGGCCTTTTCTGCAAGCATGTCGACACACCTGGTTGCCTTCCATCTTCCTTCAAGGGAGGTGATTTGGCCGTGCAGCACGATGGCCAGGAATTCAGATATGACTGGAGTGCCAAAAGTGAGACAACCATCCAGCAAGTGGCGTTCTACAGTGACTGCGAGCATGAAGTCAAGACTATCACGGAAGGCGATCGGATGACGCTCACTTATAACCTCTATGTCACCGAGCTGTGA
- a CDS encoding uncharacterized protein (COG:S;~EggNog:ENOG410PFNZ;~InterPro:IPR029063;~PFAM:PF13649,PF13489,PF08242,PF08241,PF13847), translated as MTAAPPPRRSNSSTPTRDSSNNAPTTSDSFYPATSEDYDDEGLEEVGYRDDDLDSAYGDDSFIGDDTKTLSCYITDYRFEYGRRYHAYRDGAYWGPNDETANEQQDVAHHMYYLTLDGKLHLAPLKNPQEILDVGTGTGIWAIDMADEYPSAKVTGVDLSPIQPSFVPPNCVFEIDDMTLPWTYSPNQFDFIHIREMFGCIPDWDEFFRQCYTSLRPGGYVEVVEHSVEPTSDDGSVGPNHFYRLWGETVVQSGVKFGKTFTIWKESAERLKRAGFVDVVEVDYKWPMNGWSSDPKMHELGRWNQFRLHNGVEGFMLRLLTSTLGWPYDRAQIHLAQMRAALRDYKTRAYLPGTIVYARKPGSSVPCRD; from the exons ATGACGGCTGCTCCTCCCCCTAGGCGCTCCAACTCCTCCACTCCGACCCGGGATAGTAGTAATAATGCTCCGACCACCAGCGATTCCTTCTATCCCGCCACCAGCGAAGACTACGACGACGAAGGCCTGGAAGAGGTGGGATACCGGGACGATGATTTGGACTCTGCGTACGGCGACGATTCCTTTATCGGGGACGATACCAAGACCCTGTCCTGCTATATCACCGACTACCGCTTCGAATACGGCCGTCGCTACCATGCCTACCGCGATGGTGCTTACTGG ggaccCAACGATGAAACCGCCAACGAACAGCAAGACGTCGCGCATCACATGTATTACCTGACCCTCGATGGGAAACTCCATCTCGCCCCCTTGAAGAACCCCCAAGAAATCCTCGATGTCGGCACCGGCACCGGGATCTGGGCCAT AGATATGGCCGATGAATATCCCAGCGCCAAGGTCACCGGAGTCGACCTCTCCCCGATCCAACCTTCCTTTGTACCCCCGAACTGCGTTTTCGAGATCGATGATATGACCTTGCCTTGGACCTACTCTCCTAACCAATTCGACTTTATCCACATCCGGGAGATGTTTGGCTGCATCCCCGATTGGGACGAGTTTTTCCGCCAATGCTATACGTCTCTGCGGCCTGGAGGCTATGTTGAAGTGGTGGAACACTCGGTTGAGCCGACCTCAGACGACGGTAGCGTGGGACCAAACCATTTCTACCGGCTCTGGGGCGAGACGGTCGTGCAGTCCGGAGTCAAGTTTGGGAAGACCTTTACCATCTGGAAGGAGAGCGCAGAGCGCCTCAAGCGCGCTGGTTTTGTGGATGTGGTGGAAGTCGACTACAAATGGCCTATGAATGG CTGGAGTTCGGATCCCAAAATGCATGAACTGGGTCGATGGAATCAGTTCCGACTGCACAACGGCGTGGAAGGTTTCATGCTGCGACTACTCACCTCGACACTCGGCTGGCCGTACGATCGCGCGCAAATACATCTGGCCCAGATGCGAGCAGCGTTACGAGACTACAAGACCCGTGCCTACCTCCCCGGAACAATCGTCTACGCCCGCAAACCGGGATCCTCTGTGCCGTGCAGAGATTAA
- a CDS encoding uncharacterized protein (COG:S;~EggNog:ENOG410PN28), whose amino-acid sequence MQDGKILAFPCSHAYPKAEEYGRAQLPRVLKGADLVLYSVLRSLGIDVAILPIPEKDGQYGIQNQDLGIMDGHYGGWYRTTPPST is encoded by the exons ATGCAAGACG GTAAAATTCTTGCGTTCCCCTGTTCTCACGCATATCCCAAAGCTGAAGAGTACGGTCGGGCTCAGCTTCCCAGGGTGCTGAAGGGAGCAGACCTGGTGCTTTATTCCGTTCTGCGCTCTCTTGGCATAGATGTCGCCATCTTGCCAATCCCCGAGAAAGACGGACAGTATGGAATACAGAACCAGGACCTCGGGATTATGGATGGTCACTACGGTGGGTGGTACAGGACTACACCTCCAAGTACCTGA